The stretch of DNA ATAGCAACACATTCATCAGGATTAATATCCTTTTGTGGTTCTTTTCCAATTAATTTTTTAACAGCTTCTTGTACTGCTGGAATTCTTGTTGAGCCACCAACTAAAAGAACTTTATCAATTTTAGATGCAGTAAGCCCTGCGTCATTTAAAGCTTCTCTAACCGGAGTTAATGTTTTGTCAACTAAATCTGAAGTTAATTCTTCAAATTTTGCTCTCTTAATATCCATATTTAAATGAACCGGCGCCCCGTCAACAGCAGTAATAAATGGTAAATTTACATTTGTTGTCATTGTTGTTGAAAGTTCTTTTTTAGCTTTTTCGGCGGCATCTTTTAATCTTTGCATTGCTGTTACATCTTTACTTAAGTCAATACCATTTTCTTTTTTGAATTCTGAAATCATATATTTCATTAAAACTTCGTCGAAATCATCTCCACCAAGTCTATTGTTACCTCTTGTAGCTAAAACTTCAAAAACTCCATCTCCGATTTCCAAAATAGAAACATCAAATGTACCACCACCAAGGTCAAATACCATTATCTTATGTTGTTCAGTATCTTTGTCCATTCCATAAGCAAGGGCCGCAGCAGTAGGTTCATTAATAATTCTCTTAACATCTAAACCTGCAATCTTTCCGGCATCTTTTGTAGCTTGTCTTTGGCTATCTGTAAAATATGCAGGAACTGTAATTACAGCTTCGGAAACAGTTTCTCCTAAATAACTTTCAACATCTGATTTAATTTTTTGTAAAATCATTGCTGAAATTTCTTCCGGTGTATATTCTTTATCATCAATCTTTACTTTGTAATCTGTTCCCATTTCTCTCTTAATTGAAGTTATTGTTCTTGCTGCATTTGTAATTGCTTGTCTTTTAGCAGTTTCACCTACTAATCTTTCTCCATTTTTTGTAAAAGCAACAACTGAAGGAGTTGTTCTATTTCCTTCTACATTCGGAATAATTGTTGGTTCTCCACCTTCCATAACAGCAACTGCTGAGTTTGTTGTACCTAAATCAATACCTATAATTTTTGACATAATCTTTTCCTCCTTATTATTCACTAACTTTAACCATACTTGGTCTAATTACTTTATCTTTAATTTTATATCCTTTTTCAAAAGTTTCTAATACTATACCACTTTTTACTCCTTCTTTGCTTTCAGTCATAACTGCATTATGCAAATTCGGATCAAAAACGGCTCCATCACTTTCTATTTCTTCAACCATTTCAGACTTTAAAACTGATTCAAATTGTTCTTTAATCATAACAAAACCTTTAATAATCTTATCATTTAAATCGGCGTGAGCAAAAGCTCTGTTAAAATTATCCAAAATAGGTAACAATTTTAAAATTAAGTCTTCATTAGCAAGAATAATAGAATTCGATTTTTCTCTTTCTGTTCTGTTCTTGTAATTTACAAAATCAGCTTGAAGTCTTAAAAGTTGATTTTTTAATTCTTCAATTTCTGAATTTAATTTCTTTTCAACCTCGTCAGAAGAATTTTGTTCTAAATCTTTTTCCTCTACTTCTTCAATAGCATCCTCTTTAATTTCATCTTTTACTTCTTTTTTATTTTTTCTCAACTATTCCGCCTCCCGTCATTTTAAAATATCTCTAATTCTATCATCTAAACTTAACATAGTTGACAATATCTTTTCATAATCCATCCTGGTTGGTCCGATAACTGCTATTTTACCTTTGCTACCGTCTCCAAAATCATAGGATGTCGCAACAATAGTATTTTCATTTAAAAAATCTTTATTATTTTCACTTCCTATACTTACATATATTTTATCTCCACTATAACTTAAAAATAAATCTTCAAGTTCATTTTTATCTTCTAAGAAATGAATAAGTTCTTTAGCTTTTTTCAAATCTTGATACTCAGGAAAATTAAATATATTAGAAATTCCTTCAAGTTCAATACTGGATTTTTCAGTCTTTGAAATTTCTTTACCTATTAAATCGGAAATCTCCGTTATAAAAGGAATTTTCGAAACAAAAGTAAGTTTCAAATACTCTAATCTTTCATTCAAATCAGATACTTTAACATTTATCAAATATTTTTTTAAATAGAATAGCAATTCTTGTAAAACTTCAGTACTAAACTTCGTTTTTGAATCGAATACGGTATTAATTACTTTTCCAGTATCAAAAACTAATACCAAAACATAAGAATTTCCACTTATATTGATAACATCGATACTTTTAACAGAACAATCCATATAATCCGTAATCATTGTTGCTGTTATACACTCTGTCACATCCGAAATTATTTTTGCAGACTCTTTAAATATCTTGTTTTTTTCATTGATATGTTTTGATAAAATGTCAATTCCATATATATTTTTAGAAATCTCATCAAAATGCGAAGACAATAGATAATTAACATAATGTCTATAGGCCTTATCTGATGGAATCCTACCGGAAGAAGAATAAGCCTTATTTAAAAATCCAAGTTCTTCTAAGTCACTCATCTCATTCCTAACCGTTGCCGAACTGACTCCCATATCATATTGTTTTGAAATTGTTCGAGAACCTATAGGCTCAGACGTACTGATATAACTATCTATTATGGCATATAAAATCTTCAATTTTCTATCATCAAGCATTTTATCACCTCTTTTTAGCACTCAATCTATTAGACTGCTAACAACATTATATTACTATTATTCCCTAATGTCAAGATTTAAAACAATTTTATTAAAAATTTTTTAAAATAATTTTTTATATATTTTCTTCTGTTATTTTTATTAAATTTTAGCATAAACTACTCTATTTGCCATATAAAATATAGTGTAAAAATTTTACAAATGGTTGACAAATTTTTAGATTATTGTTATTATTATCTTGTAGAAATTGTTATTAAGTTTAAAATATCTATTTTAAATTTAATTATAATTCGTGTTGTATTATTTACAGATACAATAAATTTTTACTTTGTTATTCAAAATTTAAGGAGGACTTTTAAATGAAAGTAGCAGTTGTATATTGGTCAGGTACAGGTAATACTGAAAAAATGGCTGATTGTATCGCCGAAGGAATTGAAAATGCAGGTTCTGAAGTTGAAGTAATCTTCTGTGACGATTTTGGAGCAGATATGTTGAACGATTACGACTTAGTTGCATTCGGTTGTCCGGCAATGGGAGATGAAGTTCTTGAAGAATCAAGCTTTGAACCAATGTTTGAAGAAGTTGAAGAAGAATTAAATGGTAGAAAAATTGCTTTATTCGGATCTTATGAATGGAATGAAGGACAAAAATGGATGAAAGACTGGAAAGTTAGATGTGAAGGAGTTGGAGCTAAAATCGTTGCTGAACCGCTTTGCGTATATGATTGTCCAACACCAGAAGACGAAGATGATTGTGTAGCGTTTGGAGAAAA from Parvimonas micra encodes:
- the dnaK gene encoding molecular chaperone DnaK translates to MSKIIGIDLGTTNSAVAVMEGGEPTIIPNVEGNRTTPSVVAFTKNGERLVGETAKRQAITNAARTITSIKREMGTDYKVKIDDKEYTPEEISAMILQKIKSDVESYLGETVSEAVITVPAYFTDSQRQATKDAGKIAGLDVKRIINEPTAAALAYGMDKDTEQHKIMVFDLGGGTFDVSILEIGDGVFEVLATRGNNRLGGDDFDEVLMKYMISEFKKENGIDLSKDVTAMQRLKDAAEKAKKELSTTMTTNVNLPFITAVDGAPVHLNMDIKRAKFEELTSDLVDKTLTPVREALNDAGLTASKIDKVLLVGGSTRIPAVQEAVKKLIGKEPQKDINPDECVAIGAAIQGGVLTGEVKDLLLLDVTPLSLGIETMGGVMTRLIERNTTIPAKKSQIFSTAADGQTAVDIHVLQGEREFAHDNTTLGRFQLTGIPAAPRGVPQIEVTFDIDANGIVNVSAKDLGSGNEQKITITASTKLSEDEINKKVREAEQFAQEDKKKKEIVETKNNAESLIYQTEKTLKDLEGKISEEEKSSINTKIEDLKSALTTDNVEDIKAKNDALTQEFYKISEKLYQNANPQGQGAEQKKDDVVDADYEVVDEDENK
- the grpE gene encoding nucleotide exchange factor GrpE — protein: MRKNKKEVKDEIKEDAIEEVEEKDLEQNSSDEVEKKLNSEIEELKNQLLRLQADFVNYKNRTEREKSNSIILANEDLILKLLPILDNFNRAFAHADLNDKIIKGFVMIKEQFESVLKSEMVEEIESDGAVFDPNLHNAVMTESKEGVKSGIVLETFEKGYKIKDKVIRPSMVKVSE
- the hrcA gene encoding heat-inducible transcriptional repressor HrcA; amino-acid sequence: MLDDRKLKILYAIIDSYISTSEPIGSRTISKQYDMGVSSATVRNEMSDLEELGFLNKAYSSSGRIPSDKAYRHYVNYLLSSHFDEISKNIYGIDILSKHINEKNKIFKESAKIISDVTECITATMITDYMDCSVKSIDVINISGNSYVLVLVFDTGKVINTVFDSKTKFSTEVLQELLFYLKKYLINVKVSDLNERLEYLKLTFVSKIPFITEISDLIGKEISKTEKSSIELEGISNIFNFPEYQDLKKAKELIHFLEDKNELEDLFLSYSGDKIYVSIGSENNKDFLNENTIVATSYDFGDGSKGKIAVIGPTRMDYEKILSTMLSLDDRIRDILK
- a CDS encoding flavodoxin → MKVAVVYWSGTGNTEKMADCIAEGIENAGSEVEVIFCDDFGADMLNDYDLVAFGCPAMGDEVLEESSFEPMFEEVEEELNGRKIALFGSYEWNEGQKWMKDWKVRCEGVGAKIVAEPLCVYDCPTPEDEDDCVAFGEKIAKA